A genomic segment from Nicotiana tabacum cultivar K326 chromosome 7, ASM71507v2, whole genome shotgun sequence encodes:
- the LOC107765920 gene encoding homeobox-leucine zipper protein ATHB-12-like (The RefSeq protein has 1 substitution compared to this genomic sequence): MFDGGEFSCTSSAAALNSAECFSSGSFSSLPSSKKKKVNNKNTRRFSDEQIKSLETMFENETKLEPRKKLQLARELGLQPRQVAIWFQNKRARWKSKQLERDYNILKSNFDNLASQYNSLKKENQSLLLQLQKLNDLMQKSQREGEQYCSIGFDQESYNRDENTIKNKEMEGKPSLSFDLSERGVNGVISDDDSSIKADYFGLDEESDHLLKMVEAGDSSLTSPENWGTLEDDGLLDQQPNSCNYDQWWDFWS; the protein is encoded by the exons ATGTTTGATGTAGGGGAATTTTCTTGTACTTCTTCAGCAGCTGCTCTTAATTCTGCAGAGTGTTTCAGTAGTGGCAGCTTCAGCAGTTTACCATCctcaaagaagaagaaggttAATAACAAGAATACGAGGAGGTTCAGTGATGAGCAGATAAAATCATTAGAAACCATGTTCGAGAACGAGACTAAATTGGAACCAAGAAAGAAACTGCAGTTAGCACGAGAACTGGGATTACAACCTCGTCAGGTTGCAATTTGGTTTCAGAACAAGAGAGCTCGATGGAAATCcaagcaacttgagagggattaCAATATACTTAAGTCCAATTTTGATAATCTTGCTTCTCAGTACAACTCCTTAAAGAAAGAAAACCAATCCTTGCTTTTGCAG TTGCAAAAGCTGAATGATCTGATGCAGAAATCCCAGAGAGAAGGGGAGCAATACTGTTCAATTGGCTTTGATCAGGAGTCTTATAACAGAGACGAAAATACTATTAAGAATAAGGAAATGGAAGGGAAGCCAAGCTTGTCTTTTGACTTATCAGAGCGTGGAGTTAATGGTGTAATTTCAGATGATGACAGTAGCATAAAGGCTGATTATTTCGGCTTAGATGAAGAATCTGATCATCTACTGAAAATGGTAGAAGCAGGGGATAGTTCTTTAACTTCCCCTGAAAACTGGGGTACCCTAGAGGATGATGGTCTCTTGGACCAGCAGCCTAATAGTTGTAATTATGATCAGTGGTGGGATTTCTGGTCTTGA